From the genome of Haloferax mediterranei ATCC 33500, one region includes:
- a CDS encoding DUF7120 family protein, which translates to MPVVEVNLPDELLVEFEQLVDEEFLSEEQAVEELLSMGMDAYGAPVDDEDAVQSDFVQSAQNNLFDTAGDPGGLDDDVL; encoded by the coding sequence ATGCCAGTCGTAGAAGTCAATCTCCCCGACGAACTGCTCGTCGAGTTCGAACAGCTGGTCGACGAAGAGTTCCTGAGCGAAGAGCAGGCCGTCGAAGAGCTCCTCTCGATGGGAATGGATGCCTACGGTGCACCCGTCGATGACGAGGACGCCGTCCAGTCAGATTTCGTCCAGAGCGCCCAGAACAACCTGTTTGACACTGCCGGAGACCCCGGCGGACTCGACGACGACGTACTCTGA